CTCATTCCTTTAAGTATGCAAACCACCTAACTCCCCATCTAGCCCTCAGCAGACCAGCCAAGCCTCAGAATGCTCGCTTGCACACCCTTCTAATGGAAATTGCCAACCACCACCCTCagtgcctggggcatcagctatGTGCCCCCACCCTACCCTGGCTGCTCACTAGTGGCATCTGAACCAAAGCACTCAACTCATGGCATGGTCAGCAAGCTACAATGTGGCTTCACATCAACCAGCCAAAGTtacaagagaagcaaaatcaGTGGGTCAGAAAAAGACGAGACAGCTATTGGATCTGCCTAGACTCCTGATGGCTCCCATCCTCAGCCATCTGTAATGTTGAAACAAATCCCCTTTTCCATGAAGTAATTTGAATGTGCCTTTGTTCCTTTATTCCCAACTTCCACATGGGGTTGTACCCACTTACCCTGATTGAACAAACTGGCACTCAAGATTTAGACATCAGTCTCACGTGAATTTTGTCAATGTGAGTCAACATCCATGAGTCTGACTGAATATGGGACTAAGGAGATAAGGAACATGAATTTGAGTCAGAAAGCCCTGGTttgggtcccagctctgccacttcttaGCTGGGTGACAGTGGATAAGTCATTTTACTCCTTCAGCCTGGGCTCCTCACCTATAACCTGAGGGTGATCAGAGGACCTTGCATGTAGAATCACTGAGGACTAGACAAGACCAACCTAGGAAAGGGCTTTACACAGGGCCTCTTCAGTCATCATTGGGTCAACATGACATGTTCACATGCCTTATCTGCATTTCCAAAATCTGAACAGCTCTGAAACTGTAGAGTCCTCTATGACTCATGTGACAGAAAAGACTGACCTGAGGGGACAAGAGGTTACTTACAGTTTTCCTTGTCCTCTTCCTGTGGATATTTGTTGCAGAAATATTGAAGCGTTTGGCTCAAGTGGGTATTATGTATAACATAGTCAATGTGCCTGGTCCTCTTGCTAAAatcaagaagttttaaaattttgcaccTCATCTGGCCCTTTGGTTTCAGGGACTATGAGGGTGAGAATGTGACTCTAAAGCTGGCCCGTGGTATATGCACCAAGGTACCTACCATCTAGTGAGGAGGGAGGCAGCCAGTCTCTACAAACCCCACTGCGACTCACTGTGCCCTTTTCCCTGCAACTTTCTGAGTGGCCTTTAGAATCTGTACACAGCTCACCAAGCTGCCTGGTTACAGCCAAGGTGGAGCACCAGACAAAAGGCATATAACAACTTCAAAGACATACACACTGAAGGTATGTAAGGGCTGACCTACAGGCAGAAGCACGAAGCCCAGGTTCCATTAGGTTTTGAATTCTGTATCAATGATTGTGGAAAAGCAATTGTTCCCatcatgaaaatacaaaatatatacaacagATTTAAACAAAATGACAGCACGGTTCAAGAAGGCACATTTCTTTCGTGGCCAACCGGTGTTCACGAGACAGCCGCACACACAGCCAGGCGCTTTGTGGTGTCGGCGTCTCCTGCTTCCCCTTCGTGGAGCCGCTTTCGACTTGTGGATGActagaagtaaaagaaaagggagaagtgTTCAAAGAAAACCTTTGGCTTCTTTCCAATGGTCAAAGTTTCCCAATGTGCTTCCAGGAAATTTGAAGCATTTCATGGGAAACTTCGAGGACTGAAAACTACTGGTTGTCCTCATTGAATCTGAATCACTACCTCACCCCTCCAGACTCAGACACACTGATTGAACTGACATTTCTCTCCGTTGTGGCTTCCGACCACTCAGTGATGTATACTGAAAGCCAGCAGCATAACCAGCTTTCTCTTGGTTGTCTTCTCCTAAATTATGAAATTTAAAGGGACCACAATACCTTTCACTCAAGTCTTGCTCTTTTGTGGGAAGACAATCTTTTTCATGTCTTTGTTTTCCCACTTATAAAATTTCAAGGGAGCAGTAGGAAGAGGCGTGTTACTAAAAGAAGGCAGGATAGGAATGAACAGATATTAACTGACACAAAGAACTTTAGAGGGATAAATTTATAAGCAATAAATTAGCTACCACTCCCCCAAATGTAAAATTTTTCAACAAATTTAAATCTGTGCCCCTAATTCAGTCTTCTAATCTTTGCCTTGCAGGAGACTTCTTGAATGACAAACCCTAGCTGTGCTCTTTCATTAGTGAATCTTCTAAAGGTACTGGAGCAGATCAAGGTGAAACAAAGTATCTATTAGGTTATTTCTTACAAAAATTGTTAAGCAATTGCTGCTAAAGAGATTATTCAAACTCATCCTCCACTCATTGGCTCTTTAAACTTAGCCTACGGTTAATGACCATCATGCAGGATACCTGGGCTGGGACCTGGGGCAGAGCTGTTGACTTATCTTCTTCAAAAAGCAAATTCTTAAATTTTCTCTTCATGTCCTCATCctgtgaagaaatgaaaaatgtaagtAGGCTGTGTCTGAGGGAAAGAAAGCTCCTGAAAAGCAGGGATAGGATGCCCCCAGAAACAGGGAAGTGGGCTAAAACGTCCAGTCTGTCCACACATAAGCTGCCCTCACTGAAGCTCCAGAAGGGCGAAGACCACGTGTTTCCAATCTCCACCTTTCCAGAACAGTCTAATCAGCAGTCCGCGCTCAGTCACCAATGGCTGAACCAAACCCATATGCCTAACAGCTCTCAGTGGGTTAGACAGAACCACAGACCTTAGCAGTCAAAGACTTTCAGAACCAGCATCCCACCCAGATCCTAAGAGATGGCAATCAGGGgggccagaggctggggctgACTCCATGCTGCCCCCCAGACCTTTCCAGGtgtctccccttcccctgccaaCAGTGAGGCCAGCTACTAGGGCCACTCTAACAAAGCAACCCTGCACCCTAGGAAATTTCACCCAGCAAGCACTGTGCAAGTTGCCAGAAGGACCACAATATCTCAGAGCTAATGAGAAAGGTAAGAAAAGgggggtaggggtagggttatagctcagtggtagagtgcatgctcagcatgcatgaggtcctaggttcaatccccagtgcctccattaaggggaaaaaaaaaaaaaaaaaaaagacaagtgaacagGCCATAGCATTACAGGTGATTCTTGGGCGGGAGGTGGTAATGGGGGTTGGGAGAAGGATACACAGAGAATTCCTGTCCAGATGTGTATGAGGATAACTCCCACCTCCATGGCTGTTCACTTCTGCTGGGCTCAAAGTTCTGCATCTGGGAGCCTCGAGAGGTGATCTGGTGAACCTCTCCCACCTTCATTAAGGTGAAACATCCATGATGAGAGTTGTGGGCTTTGCGGCCAGCACACCCACTCCCAAGTAGCATGTGCAGAATACAGACCCAGAGCAAATCCCCTTGCACTTTCCCACCCAACCCCCACTCCACTCCTCCAGTTATGCCAAGTACCCCACGGAGGATGGGGTGAAAGGACATAGGAGTGAAGGCCTTCAACATTCAGCAATTTCATAGATGTAGAAAAATTACAGTGCTCAAGGATTAATTCACCTGTTCTAGATCTAGTAGCTAGAAACACCTGCTTCCCTCATTCCATTTACTGCATCACTCAGTGTTGCTCCCCACTACTCATTATGGAAGCGCCAAGTTCATCTGGATTCCACTCCACTTTCTCCCCTCGGATCTCACTCCTCAGGCAATGCCACTGGCTCACAGCCTCCCCAAGGAATGCCCTCCAGGCCTTCCTGCCCAACCACCTCACCCACCTTCGTCATTCATTTAGTGATCAAATATTTCGTGAAGACCCTTAGATGCCAGGCATTGTAATAAGAACAGGGGCCTCCATACCAAAGGGTCTCCATCAATGTTGAAAATGCTATCCCCGTTGTTATGGCAACTGAATTGGGGTTGTTATGACTGAACTGCGTGAGTTATGTCTGAATTGTGGACCTCCCCCCGCCCGCATTTGTATGTTGCAGCCCAAACCCcagtatttggagacagggcctttttaaagaggtaattaagttaaaatgaggttgtTAGGATAGGGCCTAATCCATTATGGCCAGTGTcctcataaaaagagaaaaagacaccaGGGATGTGAGCATACAGAGAAAAAACCAAGTGAGGACCCAGAAAGAAGGCAGCCACCAGCAACGCAAGGAAAGAGACCTCTGGGGAAACCAAACATGCCTGCACCTTGAAACTGGACTTCCAGCCCCTAGAACtgcgagaaaataaatttctgttgtttgagccacccagtctgtgataaACTGTTATAGCAGCCTTAGCAAAGTGATACAGCCATGTCGGCCCCAAGCCACTCAGCCTTTGGATGCTCTTCACACCATGTGAACCTTtgggcaccccccccccaagGAAGTGGCTCCATCTCATCCCGGGGATCCCCCATACTCTGCACCTGCCCCTATTACTTCAGGTATCCCACTGCTCTGTTGTCAGGGTTGGCCCCTCCACCCCGACTATGTATCCACAGTGCCTAACAGTGCTTGACACATGAGCTCCTTCACTGTCctctgaaagaatgaatgaactcaTGAAGAAAGGAAACCATGCAGCCAAACAGTCATGACCACAAGTCATCAGTAGGGTGGCGGGGGTGGcgcaggggtagagtgcatgcttagcatgcaagaggtcctgggttcaatcgccagtacctccattaaaaaataataataatgattttttaaagtcatcaataagcaataatatgaaaaaaagagcTCATTACATACCACAGGTAGAATGTGTATCTGTAAATACTCTTCCTTGGAGATGTCTACAATCTATTAAAAAGTATTACGCTGTAATATACCTCCAAGTTAAGCCAGAAGGAATCCTCTATTTCAGGAAATGAACAAGAGGCCAAAGATGGATATAAAGTTTGCTCCCCAGATCGGATGCTGTCAGTGACAAAACAGAGATCAGAACTCACATTCCAAATACTCAGGCCAGTGCTAGGCTCACAAAACCATTTGGTCTCTTCAAAAGCACTGAATTTtcccaaaataaaatgtaaactaCCACTAGCCAATGACTTCTGTGGGCATCTGCATCCCTGTCCTCACTGAATGTTCACTCTACCTTTTGCTGCAAAAATAAGATGTGGGCAGAGGAGTACTCAGGTGAGACCCCATGGCAGGGTTAAAAGTCACCTTTTCCTTGGTTGTTAACAATAGTTTTGAGACAAAAAGTACAAGAAAAATAGGCTATGCTTGTTTGTACATTTCGGGCAGATGTAAATCCCATTCCCAGGCCCTAACTAGCAAGCTCTGTTTTTCTCAAGACTAACACAGCTCCTCTACCTCCATATCTGGCCCCCAAGAGTTTGCCTATTAAGGCTCATGAAAAGAGCCAAGaggcatgtttttctttttcatcaaaattaagtcCCCACATGCAAAGGCACCCTTTGTTTCCAAATTCCTTTTCTCCGGGGTCCTGCAGTTTCAAATCTGTGTGGTCTATTAAGTGCTAAATCACCTGACAGATCTTTTCTGGGGAGATTGCTGTTTCCAGGGCAACATCCCAAACACATATatctacccttttttttttcttttaaggatttATTGTTCTCAACCTGAGCTGACCTGAGCAGAACTGTGAGGTGTGGAGGGTTGGAACAGAGAAAGAATGacagtcttcccagagtcccagaAGCACAGTGCTGAGACTGGATGGCCCAAGTTGTTCCTGGACTAGAAATTCCCAGAGCATTTGGGCCTCCAACTCAAGATACCTGGTTAAGTCCACCATCCCCACAGGAAACAGAGACAAAATCAAAGTTAATGGAAAGGGGAATTATGTTGTGCTGAAAGGAACCTCACTTAATAGAAGACCTGGCATCCATCAGAAAACCTGCCCAAGGCTGCAGTGAATCTAAAACCGAAGACTAGCCCAGCAAAGCCACAAAGGACTTCCAACTCTGGCAGCTTGAATGAGGTCAGCGCATAATCTAATGGCAGCCACAGCCCCCAGCAGAGACACAGAAGCAATGCAGACTTGAAAGGCGCAGGTTACTCACAGTGAACAAGAATTAGGACTCCTTATGCCCCATCACTTGGGGTgctctcctcctctacccccactTCCCTGATCTGAGGTTGAAGATATCTGGAACACAGCCCATCCTGCCTGTCTGGGGTAGGAGTTTGAGGGACAAGAAGGACACAGCTGGTGGTGGACGTCTGGAGGTAGAACAAGGTCTCAAAGGAACACGGCTGAACTGCAGACTCAAGAAAGCCAAGTGGAACCAAGACAGGCCATAAAATGAGCTTGTCCATCCAAGAATGTTAAGTCAGGTTGTAAAGgttgcacacaaacacacacccacactcacacccacacacacacacccaaagcTCAATCTTTAATTTAATTAAACAGACCCTACAAAGCAAATGTTATGTTTCCATCCTCTTCCCCATCTCTCAGGCACAGCTCAGGGCCGCCGAGGTACCTTAGGCTGGCAGGCACTGCCCCACACACACCTGAAGCCACGGGTGTCTTAAAGCTTCTTCTGTCGTGAAACGCACCTTCGGATCCACAACCAACAACTTCTTGACGAGGTCTAGAGCTAAAGCAGTGAGATAATTTGGCAAATCACCGTGAGAAGGATGAAGACATTAAAATCAACGAAATTAAAGTGTGCCAGAACCACAAGCCAACATCCAGAAAGAGGAGAGGCTGAGGTCATTGTGAAGCAGCAGGCACAACAGGCAGGGCCCCCCAATCCCACCCCCTACCACTCTCTTCATTTGTCCAAGTGCTCTAGAACACCAGGAGTGGCCGCCAGGCTCCCCATCACTCCTTGCTCGGGCATCACAATCTCTTAGCTCTCTGTTCCTGCTCTTGTTGCTGGACTACAGTTCAAACTAATTAAAGTTGAACTTCCCCCTAGTTCTAAAACACTCAGGATGTTCGGCCAACTCTCTCCCAGCCCTGCGGAGTGATAGTGAGAGTTCCTCAGCCAGGGAGAGGCTCCTTGGAATTGCAGGCTTggcaaaaacaaagcaacaagTGGAGGCTGGCTTGTATATTGCAACAATATTATTTCTTAGACACTCTGACACTTAACACAATCACCTATGTTACACTGTTTGACATTTAGTTTCAGTTTTCTACTTTTGCTTTTCAGGATTACAAAGGTACCCTCTTTAATTCTAAAACACAAAGTAACTACATTTAGCTCTGATGATGCTTATTTATCCCAAGGAGACCTTGTAACTAAAAAGGTGTCCTTATTTGCACACTTATATAGATACAAGGAGTATGTTACACTTAACCCTCACAAAAAGCCCTCAAGGTAGGGGTTTATTGTACCCTCTTTTACAAATAAAGGAaatggagacccagagaggttaagtaacttgcctaaagcCACAGAACTATAAGGAGGAGACCCAGGACAAAAGCCTACGTACATCAGCCCATCAGCCCACATTCCTAATAACTTCCTTTGCCTCTCAAATGGTGCAAACtaacaacagaaaataagaacAGAATTGGCAGGAGAAAATATCAGAGATTTGAAAAGAAACTCCCACCATGGCACACACACAGTTTAGCAAACCACAAATTCTTAACCCTTTTGTATCCATACCCTTCTCTGAAACCTCCGCCCAGACTTCAGGAATGAAGTTGTATTTTCCACTGGTGATCTGATCCTTCAGTGACACTTGAGTCTTATGTTCAGAGAAAGGTGGATACCCACTAAGGCTTAATGTTGgtagacaaagaaaggaaaagaaattaagtggAATTCTCAGTGATGTTCGGatatacagatttatttttcagcaTAATGAAAAATTAGCTGTTGCTTTAAATCAATGGTCAAAAAAGTGACCTAAATTAAACACAAACTCTCCACCTGGACATGTTTCTGATTTCACCTAATTACTTGCAACCAGAATCTGAAACAATGAAAACTTTTTCttaccaaatgaaaagaataactCCTAAACTCCAGCAGTCCACAGCACGGTTATATCCAGCAGTCCCAAAGGAATTAAGAACCTCAGGGGCCAGGTAGGTGGGGGTACCACATAAGGTTCTCATGAGAGAGGTCTCCCCCAAAATCTTAGACTGCCCAAAATCAGTAATctaaaattaagaacaaaaggaaatcatttttaatgatgtCATAAAGAGTAACATAGTGTACCAGTCCCAAAAGACATGCAGGTTGAAACAGTTCCTAACCTATGGTTCACAAGCTCCTGTCAATCTGGAATCTACAAATTCATGTTTTTGTAAAGAAATTCTAAACTctgcaagttatttaatttttaaatgaaaattcctGAGCCAAGGAACTTCAAGGTCCAGGTTTTCTCCCAACTTACATGTGTTCTCTGTAACCTTACAAAAGGCTTATAACCTTTATCAGACACTTTAGAATTCCAATTAGTTATTCCTGGTTCTTCTTAGATCCCAATTTCTTTGAGTCACACTGGAATACCTGAAAAAACACTCACACCTGGGTGCCACCTTCAGAGACTCTGAGGTGTAGCCTTGGTgtcatttggttttgtttttgcttttttaaaatcaacagtGGATCCTAAAATGAAACCAGGCTTGGAAAGTACTGTCTTAGAGGAAGACTGAGAAGTTTCTCCCATGTAGACCTCTCCTTCCTGCTTCTGAAGAGCAAAGTGGATTGTACTCAGTGGAGCTCAATAAATGCTCATTAGTATCTGGTTTGGAGCAATACCACCAGATTGTTAAAGAACTGGTAAGAGTGGAAAGGTCAAATTCTCTACCTTTCTATGCTCTCACTTTTTACCTGgtgaattttaaaagtttctgaaCAGAAATCTACTAGAGTGGCCAGATACAGAATGTATATTTCTTACCTTTATAAGACAGTCCTCTTTCTGAGACGAGAGTAGAACATTCTCTGGCTTTAGGTCCCGATGAATAATGCCATTTTCGTGAAGGTACTACATAGAAATGGAGGCGCGGCCCTTAGATTTATGGAGTAGGTATGTGAGTGGAGACATACACACATCTCACAGCCAGATGAAAGTATCAGCCGTATGACTCACAACCCTATTTCCCAAATCAGAGGAAACTACTGGGTAAATGGATtagtatttataaatttgttttcaagaaaatctttgaaaagtagaaaagtgaaaaaagcaatttATGACAATTAATGTCACTCTTCAAGATAATAAATATCCCTTTACAttcacagaaataaaaggtataaattttaataacaaaaaatgtaAGTGGCAgatgtaaaatattttgagaccATATTAAAGCAACCTATAAAACTTCCACCAAAGTAGTATATTTGGTTATTTAATCCtgagaatactttttaaaaggacTCCGTaaagtacatatatgtaacttATCTATTTGAACACCTGGAGTTAACATAATCCTTGATGCACAGATTAGTCTTTGAAAACTCAACAGCTAAAATAGAACATTGATGTTTATGTGTTCATTTCTGTATAGTAAGTCATatttctctaggaaaaaaaatttgccaCTCCACTGATCTGCACTCAACTCATGTTAATATTCTTGGTGTAATACAAGCAGGAATAAACCATTAAGAGAGTAAAGTCCTCTTTAGGTGTTTATGGGCTTCAGCTTTCCCTGGATGTCCCTCTGGCCTAAAGCAAAAACCCTCCAAAACACTTCCTCTAGGAAAGGAACCTGGTGAAGCCCCCAGGGTGGGCACCAGTAGAACAGCCCCAGGAAAATCTTCCTCAATCCTCACTCCCTGCAAGAGCTGTTCCCAATCACTGCATTTCTTGCACAGAGTAGGTTTTCAAGGGAAGAAACCTGGGCAGGGAATCACCACAGCCAAAGATGGGTTGAGAAAGGGTGATGTTCTCCTAAGCAGATGACACTTGCCCCAAATATTGAAGAGAAGGCAGCACACATGCAATTAACAGGATGGTGCAGGTGAAGGAAACACTAAACACTGGGCCCCGGGGAACCTGCCAATCTTACCCTCATACCTGCCCCGCTCCCGCCCTGAGAGATAAGGTGGATTTCTGCAAGGATCAGGTAGAAGTAGAAATCAATGCCCCTCCAGAAATACCTCCAAGCTAAAGAGAGGCCATGTGGACcatgtgtgtttatttctttaacttccaatttttttttttaactctcctaAGTTTCACAGCAAGAGCTTTCTCATCTGAGTCAAAGAGGTGGGATGTTTTTGCCAAAAACAGAACAACCCATACACAGACTCTGCTCTCTGGGGTTTTTATCCCTGGTCCCTGGTTTTCTGTTTGACTTGGGAGAATAATTCACCTGAAAGAAAGTAGGTTGTCCAAAGAACCGAGGGCATCTCTTACCTGGACAGCCAGGAGCATCTGGTAAAAATAGAGTTTGCACGTAGCTTCTTTCAGGCGTTTATTTCCCACCACCCTGTCAAACAGCTCTCCTCCTTCCATCCTGAAACACAAAGCCAAAGCAGGGGGTTCATTCCTGGAGGGAAACTCACTTGGATGGAAGATAgtaacacaaacaaaacaaactcattAAGACAAGCAAAGTGTTTATTCACTCTTGACTCTCATTTGTAAAGGCAATGAGGTAATAAGCCTGTCCACAATAAGACATCCCTGCCAGTAACCAGGGAGGGAGAGTGGGGTGGGCACTGGAGACACTTCAGGAGCTTTTAAATATCTGACTCAGTAGATCGGAGGCTGGGCCCAGGAGTCTGCATTTTTATTGTGCACCCCACTGGTTCTGAGACTGATGGAGAGGAGAAAGCAGAAGTCTACACTCCAATAACCAGGGTCTAAACCCCAGCTCCACCAGCTCCCAGCTGTGGGACTTTGGACAAGCTATGCAACCTCCCTGAGCTTGTTTCTACTTCTTCaaaaaaatggggataaaatcCCACCTACCTTGATGTCTGTTGTAAAActtaagatataattgatgtaGGTAAAGTACCTGGCACAGCGGAGGGGCTTGGCAAGATTATTCAATCCCTCTGCAATTCAGTTCCCATTTCTGTCAAGTGGAGCTAAAAACAGTAACTCACCAGTAACTTGCAAGTACCCAGGATGACTGTTATGAACGTTAAATGAGTCAATCCATGTAAAGCACTTTGAATAGTACTTGGCTCATATTAAGTGCTTAATTGGTATCAGTTActgttattgtattattattaaacTTCTAACTAGATCCAATCAGATATAATAATAttgtagtattattattattcctactaTTATTTAACTGTTTTAACTAGATCCAATCAGATAACTGTTTTAACTAGATCCAAATCTCCTATTTAATAGCAACAGATATTCTGTTAAGCACTACAAGGATCGTTGAGGCTCCCCTAGTGCTACGACTGGGGCTGCTGTTTACAATCTTAATGGTCCACCAGTATACCTACTGTTTGCCCCTCAGGACCAAAGCCTTGCCTCTCTTCCATGACAGCCATTCCCAGAAACACTGCATCTTTATGCAGGAACAGACAAGAAGACAGGCCTCTTTCAGGGATGAGACAGGAAATTCTTTTAAACACACCCAATAAACCCGCAAGTAAACCAGCACCCGAAAGATACTCCGGTGTCACCATGCATGTGTACTGTGATTCTGAGCAGCAAGGGTTACCCAGACCGATTATTTCAGAGTAATGAGAGGCACCTGGGGTTGAGCACCTAGTTTGCCAGGAGCTTTGCTGGGGGCTTTACACCCCTCACAGCATAAAATCCTTATCACTCTGTGCATGGGGGTATTATTATCTCCCCTATTTAATACTAGAAatatgaggctcagagaggtgaactgAACTAATCCATGGGCAGTCAGTCACCAGCAGAGTAGGAGTCAAACCCAAGGCCTCAGATCCAGGACCTGGAACCTCTGAATCACCTGCCTTTGGAAACGCTGGGGGATTTTAGAATTGATATGAACCCTCCACACACACTTTGTGGGCCCCCACCACATACATGAGTTGAGGGTCCCCAGGATGAGAAACGCAAGCCAGCACGAGATTCTTTGGTGGCTTATAAGCATTTAAATGGGAACACATCAACAAACCGTTTACTACTTACAATTCCAAAACAATGTAATAATCTTCAGCATCAAAAAAGTCTTTAATCTTGATGATACAAGgctgaaaagggggaaaaaagaggaaaagtagTGAGACGCTCCCCAAGAGGAAAACCACAAAAGCAGAACTCGGGACAACTACCCAGAGGGTCAGGGCAGCCAGGACCAAGCATTTCGACCCCTGTCTCAGGACACCCTGAAGTTCATGCAGGGGAGGAGACAGAACACAACTCAGCTGGTTCCTTAATGAGAACATACAAGAAACTCTCCACCCCACCAGGCTGGCAAGGGAGCGGTTTATGTTTTGCATACAAGGCTGGCACCAAGGAAGGAAGGCCAGTCTCTTCCCAGCCTTCCTCCTTGCTGCCCCAGGGCACAGGTACTCAAGGTTACCTAAGGAACCTGGGGAGCCTGACAAGTGGCAGGAGGAAAGGAAGTGGGCCAGGTGGGGAGCCCAGCCATGCTGCCAGACAGCAGGGCTATTCAGCTCCAGGCAACTGGCACCACAGAGGAATGGGGACCCCATGATTTTGAAAAAAGAGCCTCCATTTTTCCAGGGAAGAGGGAAATTCCAGTTTCATAAGCCCATCTgtggcagacacacacacctgtggCTGGTAGTGTGTGATCAATGCTGGGTGCATTTGCTGAAGAAAGGGAGAACAGCATTGTACAGTTCCAAACATATTTAATAGTATGATTTTATACTTGGAAAACACACCTGTTGTTTTTATAGTACCAACAACAGGCAGTAAAGCTAGTGGTCTGGGTACACAAAAGATGTGGTGAGATGTGGTGGGACTATACCCACCCAGAAGAGAAAAGGATATGGTTATGTCAGAATTAAAGGGAAGAGAGATACAAAATTTTTAGATTTCAGATGAAAAAGAATAGCAAAACTTGCCAGAGTGATCTTCCTACAAAGCAGATTTCATCAATTTTCATCATCCTGATTAAAATCCTCCACATGGTACCTTCCCCTGATGAGCTATTAGACAACAGTGAATGAATGCCCCACTGTATCCCCCAGCACAGCAGATCTCAGAAACATAATGCCCAGTGGAAAAGGCAAGGCTTAAAAGACTTCAAAGAATATGAAGCAGATTCAATTGTACGATCAAGTTTTCATTCTTAAAATGATGGCAAATTCAAAGGTGTTAATTGTATTGGTGTGCCTTGTAATCTACATGTATTACTTTACATGTGTCAAATTTATATAATTGTAAGTTAtttaaaggaaggaagggaggagagcaatt
The genomic region above belongs to Camelus bactrianus isolate YW-2024 breed Bactrian camel chromosome 32, ASM4877302v1, whole genome shotgun sequence and contains:
- the CHEK2 gene encoding serine/threonine-protein kinase Chk2 isoform X2, whose protein sequence is MGPKNSFIAYIEDHSGNGTFVNRELVGKGRRLPLSNNSEIALSVWSNKVFVFFDLTVDDQSVYPKELRDEYIMSKTLGSGACGEVKLAFERKTCKKVAIKIISKRKFAISSEREADPALNVETEIEILKKLNHPCIIKIKDFFDAEDYYIVLELMEGGELFDRVVGNKRLKEATCKLYFYQMLLAVQYLHENGIIHRDLKPENVLLSSQKEDCLIKITDFGQSKILGETSLMRTLCGTPTYLAPEVLNSFGTAGYNRAVDCWSLGVILFICLSGYPPFSEHKTQVSLKDQITSGKYNFIPEVWAEVSEKALDLVKKLLVVDPKVRFTTEEALRHPWLQDEDMKRKFKNLLFEEDKSTALPQVPAQSSTSRKRLHEGEAGDADTTKRLAVCAAVS